From Pseudonocardia autotrophica, one genomic window encodes:
- a CDS encoding branched-chain amino acid ABC transporter permease, with product MIDFGQLLTVGFTQLIGPSAIFFALLALGLNIHFGYTGLLNFGQIGFALVGAYGMGISVANYGAPLWLGVLIGMACGVALALILGIPTLRLRADYLAIVTIAASEILRLITRSTSQTGFTGGTQGLTGFGDAFAAANPFTQPTYNILGLTVRGPDLWSIVVGWTVVGLCVLLTWLLVRSPWGRVLKAIREDEDAARALGKNVFAYKMQALALGGVFGALGGIVFALATQSLTPDFYSPPQTFFAYAALILGGAGRVFGPVVGAMLFWFLLSVSDAFLRQATAGENPLLPFISSQDVGAIRFVLVGVFLGLMMVFRPQGIFGRRREVLGDGR from the coding sequence ATGATCGACTTCGGACAACTCCTCACCGTCGGGTTCACGCAGCTGATCGGCCCGTCGGCCATCTTCTTCGCGCTGCTCGCACTCGGCCTCAACATCCACTTCGGATACACCGGCCTGCTCAACTTCGGCCAGATCGGCTTCGCGCTGGTCGGCGCCTACGGGATGGGCATCTCGGTGGCGAACTACGGCGCCCCGCTCTGGCTCGGCGTCCTGATCGGTATGGCCTGCGGTGTGGCGCTCGCGCTGATCCTGGGCATCCCGACCCTGCGGCTGCGCGCCGACTACCTGGCGATCGTCACGATCGCCGCGTCGGAGATCCTGCGCCTGATCACCCGGTCGACGTCGCAGACCGGATTCACCGGCGGTACCCAGGGGCTCACCGGGTTCGGTGACGCGTTCGCGGCCGCCAACCCGTTCACCCAGCCCACCTACAACATCCTCGGGCTGACCGTCCGCGGGCCGGACCTGTGGTCGATCGTCGTCGGCTGGACGGTCGTCGGGCTGTGCGTGCTGCTCACCTGGCTGCTCGTCCGCAGCCCGTGGGGCCGCGTCCTCAAGGCGATCCGGGAGGACGAGGACGCCGCCCGCGCACTCGGCAAGAACGTGTTCGCCTACAAGATGCAGGCGCTCGCGCTGGGCGGCGTCTTCGGCGCACTCGGCGGCATCGTCTTCGCGCTGGCGACCCAGTCGCTGACGCCGGACTTCTACTCGCCGCCGCAGACCTTCTTCGCCTACGCCGCGCTCATCCTCGGCGGCGCCGGGCGGGTCTTCGGCCCGGTCGTCGGCGCCATGCTGTTCTGGTTCCTGCTGTCGGTGTCCGACGCCTTCCTGCGTCAGGCCACCGCCGGCGAGAACCCGCTGCTGCCCTTCATCTCGTCCCAGGACGTCGGTGCGATCCGCTTCGTGCTCGTCGGCGTCTTCCTGGGCCTCATGATGGTGTTCCGACCACAGGGCATCTTCGGACGCCGGAGGGAGGTGCTCGGCGATGGCCGCTGA